A genomic window from Solanum stenotomum isolate F172 chromosome 10, ASM1918654v1, whole genome shotgun sequence includes:
- the LOC125842561 gene encoding plant intracellular Ras-group-related LRR protein 5-like isoform X2 codes for MATPITKTPSPACTKIIEEITRIYKSLPPRPSILEIEASISVIKSVETEEKIELDEISKKVVEIEENVPAELFSVLQQVRKAMVLFQSKEQRKEAVQLIELDKTYQDFDVLIQEATELISGDTQMGKINSFEDPIGEIGKKDEILMKGLVTSCELITVSSSGIKHKEKYSLMKAAALIENAAKTRAKVVDLHNKLMDKIEWLPLSLGKLVNVTELNVADNQIMALPTTIGSLNALTKLDLHSNQIINLPDSFGELINLTDLDLHANRLKSLPASFRNLVNLIDLDLGSNRFAHLPDFVGNLTSLKRLNVETNQLEELPYTIGFCSSLVELRLDFNQLKALPEAMGMLEHLEILTLHINRVKGLPTTMGNLSHLRELDVSFNEVENIPETFCFAVSLEKLNLANNFADLKTLPRSIGNLENLEELDISNSQIRTLPDSFRLLSKLKTFRADETPLEVPPRQIIKLGAQVVVEYMAEFVAKNELQLQRPKRRRAFFSLSCLFPNTERKRRI; via the exons ATGGCTACTCCAATCACAAAAACCCCATCACCTGCCTGTACAAAAATCATAGAAGAAATCACAAGAATTTACAAATCACTCCCACCAAGACCCTCCATTTTAGAGATTGAAGCTTCAATTTCTGTAATAAAATCAGTAGAaacagaagaaaaaatagaacttgatgaaatttccAAGAAAGTAGTGGAGATAGAAGAAAATGTTCCAGCTGAGCTTTTCTCTGTGTTACAGCAAGTGAGAAAAGCTATGGTTTTGTTTCAAAGCAAAGAACAGAGGAAAGAGGCTGTTCAGTTAATTGAACTTGATAAGACTTATCAAGATTTTGATGTGTTGATTCAGGAAGCTACAGAGTTGATTTCTGGAGATACCCAAATGGGAAAAATCAATTCTTTTGAGGACCCAATTGGTGAAATTGGAAAAAAAGATGAGATTTTGATGAAAGGTTTGGTTACAAGTTGCGAATTGATTACTGTTTCTTCTTCAG GGATCAAGCACAAAGAGAAATACAGTTTAATGAAAGCAGCTGCCCTAATTGAAAATGCTGCCAAAACTCGAGCAAAAGTTGTCGATCTTCACAACAAGTTAATGGACAAGATTGAATGGCTTCCGTTGTCACTTGGGAAATTGGTGAATGTCACTGAGCTAAACGTTGCCGATAACCAAATTATGGCTCTTCCAACTACAATTGGTAGCCTTAATGCCTTAACGAAGCTCGATCTTCACTCCAACCAAATTATAAACCTTCCTGATTCATTTGGTGAGCTAATCAATTTGACTGATCTTGACCTTCACGCGAACAGGTTGAAATCGCTGCCAGCTTCTTTCAGGAACTTAGTTAATCTGATTGATCTTGATTTGGGTTCGAATAGGTTCGCTCATTTGCCTGATTTCGTTGGGAACTTAACCTCCTTGAAGAGACTAAACGTGGAAACAAATCAGCTCGAGGAACTTCCTTACACAATAGGATTTTGTTCTTCCCTTGTAGAACTGAGATTGGATTTTAATCAGCTTAAAGCTCTCCCCGAGGCAATGGGAATGCTCGAACACTTGGAGATTCTTACACTGCACATCAACAGAGTTAAAGGATTACCAACGACAATGGGGAATCTTTCTCACCTCAGGGAACTTGATGTTAGCTTCAACGAAGTTGAGAACATACCCGAAACATTCTGTTTTGCTGTCAGCTTGGAAAAGCTTAATCTTGCAAACAACTTTGCAGACTTGAAAACTTTACCAAGATCAATCGGGAACCTTGAGAATCTTGAAGAGCTTGATATTAGCAACAGTCAAATAAGAACGTTGCCCGACTCCTTCAGGCTCTTGTCAAAGTTGAAAACTTTTCGAGCTGATGAGACTCCACTAGAAGTACCACCAAGGCAAATTATAAAGCTAGGGGCTCAG GTTGTTGTAGAGTACATGGCTGAATTCGTCGCTAAGAACGAGCTTCAATTGCAGCGGCCAAAGAGAAGGAGAGCTTTCTTTTCTCTGAGTTGCCTATTTCCTAACACCGAGAGGAAGAGGCGGATCTAG
- the LOC125842561 gene encoding plant intracellular Ras-group-related LRR protein 5-like isoform X1 — protein sequence MATPITKTPSPACTKIIEEITRIYKSLPPRPSILEIEASISVIKSVETEEKIELDEISKKVVEIEENVPAELFSVLQQVRKAMVLFQSKEQRKEAVQLIELDKTYQDFDVLIQEATELISGDTQMGKINSFEDPIGEIGKKDEILMKGLVTSCELITVSSSGLGIKHKEKYSLMKAAALIENAAKTRAKVVDLHNKLMDKIEWLPLSLGKLVNVTELNVADNQIMALPTTIGSLNALTKLDLHSNQIINLPDSFGELINLTDLDLHANRLKSLPASFRNLVNLIDLDLGSNRFAHLPDFVGNLTSLKRLNVETNQLEELPYTIGFCSSLVELRLDFNQLKALPEAMGMLEHLEILTLHINRVKGLPTTMGNLSHLRELDVSFNEVENIPETFCFAVSLEKLNLANNFADLKTLPRSIGNLENLEELDISNSQIRTLPDSFRLLSKLKTFRADETPLEVPPRQIIKLGAQVVVEYMAEFVAKNELQLQRPKRRRAFFSLSCLFPNTERKRRI from the exons ATGGCTACTCCAATCACAAAAACCCCATCACCTGCCTGTACAAAAATCATAGAAGAAATCACAAGAATTTACAAATCACTCCCACCAAGACCCTCCATTTTAGAGATTGAAGCTTCAATTTCTGTAATAAAATCAGTAGAaacagaagaaaaaatagaacttgatgaaatttccAAGAAAGTAGTGGAGATAGAAGAAAATGTTCCAGCTGAGCTTTTCTCTGTGTTACAGCAAGTGAGAAAAGCTATGGTTTTGTTTCAAAGCAAAGAACAGAGGAAAGAGGCTGTTCAGTTAATTGAACTTGATAAGACTTATCAAGATTTTGATGTGTTGATTCAGGAAGCTACAGAGTTGATTTCTGGAGATACCCAAATGGGAAAAATCAATTCTTTTGAGGACCCAATTGGTGAAATTGGAAAAAAAGATGAGATTTTGATGAAAGGTTTGGTTACAAGTTGCGAATTGATTACTGTTTCTTCTTCAGGTTTGG GGATCAAGCACAAAGAGAAATACAGTTTAATGAAAGCAGCTGCCCTAATTGAAAATGCTGCCAAAACTCGAGCAAAAGTTGTCGATCTTCACAACAAGTTAATGGACAAGATTGAATGGCTTCCGTTGTCACTTGGGAAATTGGTGAATGTCACTGAGCTAAACGTTGCCGATAACCAAATTATGGCTCTTCCAACTACAATTGGTAGCCTTAATGCCTTAACGAAGCTCGATCTTCACTCCAACCAAATTATAAACCTTCCTGATTCATTTGGTGAGCTAATCAATTTGACTGATCTTGACCTTCACGCGAACAGGTTGAAATCGCTGCCAGCTTCTTTCAGGAACTTAGTTAATCTGATTGATCTTGATTTGGGTTCGAATAGGTTCGCTCATTTGCCTGATTTCGTTGGGAACTTAACCTCCTTGAAGAGACTAAACGTGGAAACAAATCAGCTCGAGGAACTTCCTTACACAATAGGATTTTGTTCTTCCCTTGTAGAACTGAGATTGGATTTTAATCAGCTTAAAGCTCTCCCCGAGGCAATGGGAATGCTCGAACACTTGGAGATTCTTACACTGCACATCAACAGAGTTAAAGGATTACCAACGACAATGGGGAATCTTTCTCACCTCAGGGAACTTGATGTTAGCTTCAACGAAGTTGAGAACATACCCGAAACATTCTGTTTTGCTGTCAGCTTGGAAAAGCTTAATCTTGCAAACAACTTTGCAGACTTGAAAACTTTACCAAGATCAATCGGGAACCTTGAGAATCTTGAAGAGCTTGATATTAGCAACAGTCAAATAAGAACGTTGCCCGACTCCTTCAGGCTCTTGTCAAAGTTGAAAACTTTTCGAGCTGATGAGACTCCACTAGAAGTACCACCAAGGCAAATTATAAAGCTAGGGGCTCAG GTTGTTGTAGAGTACATGGCTGAATTCGTCGCTAAGAACGAGCTTCAATTGCAGCGGCCAAAGAGAAGGAGAGCTTTCTTTTCTCTGAGTTGCCTATTTCCTAACACCGAGAGGAAGAGGCGGATCTAG
- the LOC125841319 gene encoding MND1-interacting protein 1-like, translated as MSSKEKYIRNNRRLRSARIDHDFNTQISSKSNSLDFSGISESGVRQLNPESEIAQQSNPINVGSDGDSGSGSGIDESGLNCCTEDQLEDILLQNLEVLYSEAVTKLMDLGYDEEVAMRAILKNGHCYGGMDVLTNILHNSLSYLNNGYVNSGSSSSGDESDQPFVDLRQLEEYSLAGMICLLQQMKPHLSKVDAMWCLLVSDLHVGRASVMEIPDGSGRINGSVGGGSSSSTNVEGVATGPIGVVPAMCRFHGGWGFGNSTGNAYPLNKSFAITSDSSSQKDIDCPKRFNLTPSMKTLLKRNVAAFTAGFRSNPKYMQRQSRVSSSSLADGDQSSGLAQSGGSQTSKSQDVVNCVVGKFQDLNLDENTQQQGKRNEDLDQKDEMLLSLLDQIKDLEKQVKERKDWAHQKAMQAARKLSHDLTELKMLRMEKEDIQRMKKGKPAIEDATMKKLSEMETSLRTASANVDRSNMFVKTLQEENAEMKAELEASKLSASESAKKCAEAAKREKKCLKKLGVWDKQKKKLQEEIAAEKQKISDLQNQLAQSGVAIKDAEVNWRQEQKARQQASALVDEERRFKEATEANNKRKLEELRSKAEIDFQRHKDDLQRLEQDLSRLRASTELQNQSANVVTGSNAEQHPHGDIARMLHELANSEENSPVKDDSRECIMCMKHEVSVVFLPCAHQVLCSNCNDNFGKKGRVAKCPCCRAPIERRIRVFGATS; from the exons ATGAGTTCTAAGGAGAAGTATATAAGGAACAATCGAAGATTAAGATCGGCTAGAATCGATCATGATTTTAATACCCAAATCAGTAGTAAAAGTAATTCTTTAGATTTTTCTGGAATTTCTGAATCTGGGGTTCGTCAATTGAATCCTGAGAGTGAAATAGCTCAACAGTCAAACCCGATTAATGTCGGGTCGGATGGGGATTCGGGTTCGGGTTCGGGGATTGATGAAAGTGGGTTGAATTGCTGTACTGAGGATCAATTGGAAGATATCTTGTTGCAAAATTTGGAGGTTTTGTATAGTGAGGCTGTTACTAAGCTTATGGATTTGGGTTATGATGAGGAAGTTGCTATGAGAGCTATATTGAAAAATGGTCATTGTTATGGTGGGATGGATGTTCTGACGAATATTTTACATAACTCGTTGTCGTATTTGAATAATGGGTATGTAAATAGCGGGAGTTCTTCGAGTGGGGATGAATCAGATCAACCTTTTGTTGATTTAAGACAGTTAGAGGAGTATTCGTTAGCGGGTATGATTTGCTTGTTGCAACAAATGAAACCACATTTAAGTAAAGTGGATGCAATGTGGTGCTTGTTGGTTAGTGATCTTCATGTGGGTAGGGCGAGTGTGATGGAAATTCCTGATGGGAGTGGTCGTATTAATGGGTCGGTGGGTGGtggtagtagtagtagtactaATGTGGAGGGTGTTGCTACTGGTCCTATTGGGGTTGTGCCCGCGATGTGTAGGTTTCATGGGGGCTGGGGTTTTGGGAATAGCACTGGTAATGCATATCCGTTAAATAAGTCTTTTGCAATTACCTCTGATTCTAGTTCACAGAAAGATATTGATTGTCCTAAGAGGTTTAACCTTACTCCGTCGATGAAAACCTTGCTAAAGAGGAATGTAGCTGCGTTTACGGCTGGATTTAGGTCAAACCCAAAGTATATGCAGCGCCAGTCCCGGGTTTCCTCTAGTTCCCTGGCTGATGGTGATCAATCAAGTGGGCTTGCTCAGTCGGGTGGCTCACAAACTTCGAAAAGCCAAGATGTTGTTAACTGTGTGGTAGGTaaatttcaagatttgaatcttGATGAAAATACACAGCAACAGGGCAAGCGCAATGAAGATCTGGACCAGAAAGATGAGATGCTTCTAAGTTTGCTCGATCAGATAAAGGATCTCGAGAAACAGGTCAAGGAAAGGAAAGATTGGGCGCACCAAAAAGCTATGCAGGCTGCTAGGAAGCTTAGCCATGACTTGACAGAGCTGAAAATGTTGAGGATGGAGAAGGAGGATATCCAGAGAATGAAGAAAGGTAAACCGGCAATAGAAGATGCTACCATGAAGAAATTATCAGAAATGGAGACTAGTTTAAGAACAGCAAGCGCGAATGTTGATCGATCAAACATGTTTGTGAAAACACTTCAGGAGGAGAACGCAGAAATGAAGGCAGAGCTGGAGGCCTCGAAGCTAAGCGCTTCAGAATCTGCGAAAAAATGTGCGGAAGCTgcaaaaagggagaaaaagtgCTTGAAGAAGCTTGGTGTTTGGGACAAACAGAAAAAGAAGCTTCAGGAGGAAATTGCAGCAGAGAAACAAAAAATTTCAGACTTGCAAAACCAGCTGGCTCAGTCAGGGGTAGCTATAAAGGATGCTGAG GTCAATTGGAGGCAGGAACAGAAGGCTAGGCAGCAAGCATCGGCACTAGTGGACGAAGAACGACGTTTCAAAGAAGCAACCGAGGCTAACAACAAAAGGAAGCTTGAGGAATTGCGCTCGAAGGCAGAAATAGACTTCCAGCGGCACAAGGATGACTTGCAAAGGCTTGAACAGGATCTTTCTCGGCTTAGAGCATCTACTGAGCTGCAGAATCAGTCTGCTAATGTAGTAACAGGTTCTAATGCGGAACAGCATCCCCATGGAGATATTGCAAGGATGTTACATGAGTTAGCTAATTCCGAGGAGAATTCTCCTGTGAAGGATGACTCTAGGGAGTGTATCATGTGCATGAAGCATGAAGTTTCAGTTGTTTTCCTACCTTGTGCTCATCAAGTTCTGTGTTCCAACTGCAACGACAACTTTGGAAAGAAGGGAAGAGTTGCTAAATGTCCATGCTGCAGGGCTCCAATTGAACGAAGGATCCGTGTCTTTGGTGCAACATCCTAG
- the LOC125842619 gene encoding aluminum-activated malate transporter 12-like, whose translation MVVEMEVNNGENTTNNWVPIMKKLHMNVIGEKMKKFPKLTCRTIWRVGKEDPRRVIHSLKVGISLTLVSLLYLMDPLFKGFGSNAIWAVMTVVVVLEFTAGATLCKGLNRGLGTLLAGSLAFLIEYVATKTGHVFRAIFIGAALFFIGATATYMRFIPYIKKNYDYGVVIFLLTFNLITVSSYRVDNVLKIAHERFYTIAIGCGICLLMSLLIFPNWSGEDLHNFTAAKFEGLAKSIEACVNEYFSDEEQQKTKENSSDLEDPIYNGYKTVLDSKSFDETLALYASWEPRHSRHCYRFPWQQYVKLGNVLRHFGYTIVALHGCLQTEIQTPRSVRAMFKDPCIRLSGEVAKALKELGDSMRYRRHCSPEILSDHLHEALHDLNKAIKSQPKLFIGSKNNTNKLTLATVVSKGQSGALNSRRVSLSSVKTDTSALLDWKSKLRGGSSTTHENLKLRPTLSKIAITSLEFSEALPFAAFASLLVEIVARLDLVIEEVEELGRIAHFKEYNDDDEHHVVVEIDKKNSKPLPNQLPTQDSGD comes from the exons ATGGTAGTGGAAATGGAGGTGAATAATGGAGAAAATACTACTAATAATTGGGTACCAATTATGAAGAAATTACACATGAATGTTattggtgaaaaaatgaaaaaatttccaaaattaacATGTAGAACAATTTGGAGAGTTGGTAAAGAAGATCCAAGAAGGGTAATTCACTCACTAAAAGTTGGAATTTCATTAACATTGGTTTCATTGTTGTATTTGATGGATCCATTGTTCAAAGGATTTGGAAGTAATGCTATTTGGGCTGTCATGACTGTGGTTGTTGTTCTCGAATTCACTGCAG GGGCAACATTGTGCAAAGGGCTAAATAGAGGATTGGGAACACTATTAGCAGGATCATTGGCATTTTTGATTGAATATGTTGCCACAAAAACTGGCCACGTATTTAGAGCTATATTTATTGGAGCTGcacttttttttattg GTGCTACAGCGACGTACATGAGATTTATTCCTTACATAAAGAAAAACTATGATTATGGCGTGGTGATATTCCTCTTGACTTTTAATTTGATTACTGTATCAAGCTATCGTGTTGATAACGTATTAAAAATCGCGCACGAACGTTTTTATACCATAGCTATTGGTTGTGGTATTTGTCTCCTCATGAGCCTATTGATATTTCCAAATTGGTCAGGTGAAGACCTTCATAATTTCACTGCTGCTAAGTTTGAAGGCTTAGCAAAATCCATTGAAG CTTGTGTTAATGAGTATTTCAGTGATGAGGAACAACAAAAAACCAAAGAAAATTCTTCAGATTTGGAGGATCCTATTTACAATGGTTACAAAACTGTATTGGATTCAAAATCATTTGATGAGACCTTG GCATTATATGCAAGTTGGGAGCCAAGACATTCAAGACATTGTTATAGGTTTCCATGGCAACAATATGTTAAATTGGGAAATGTTCTACGCCATTTTGGATATACAATTGTTGCTCTTCATGGTTGTCTTCAAACTGAAATTCAG aCTCCTCGATCGGTTCGAGCAATGTTCAAAGATCCATGCATAAGACTCTCAGGAGAAGTAGCAAAAGCTCTAAAGGAATTAGGAGATAGCATGAGATATCGTAGACATTGTTCACCAGAAATTCTATCTGATCATCTTCATGAAGCTTTACATGACctcaacaaagcaataaaatCCCAACCAAAACTCTTCATTGGTTCAAAAAACAACACAAACAAGCTAACCCTAGCGACTGTCGTTTCTAAAGGACAGTCTGGTGCACTAAACTCTCGTAGGGTTTCCTTATCAAGCGTGAAGACGGACACGTCTGCGTTGCTTGATTGGAAATCCAAATTAAGAGGTGGTAGTAGTACTActcatgaaaatttaaaattgaggCCAACATTGAGTAAGATTGCTATAACAAGTCTTGAATTTTCAGAGGCATTGCCATTTGCTGCTTTTGCTTCTTTGTTAGTGGAAATTGTGGCAAGACTTGATCTTGTtattgaagaagttgaagaattGGGAAGAATTGCACATTTCAAAGAgtataatgatgatgatgaacaTCATGTTGTTGTggaaattgataaaaaaaattcgaaGCCTTTACCAAATCAATTGCCAACTCAGGATTCAggagattaa
- the LOC125841428 gene encoding protein phosphatase 2C 29-like: MGGGFSQLFPCLDPAVNRGEPEVIFTGSEPLDETLGHSFCYVRSSARFVSPTNSDRFVSPSQSLRFDEPGRNRLTGSAETGFRAISGASVSANTSTPRTVLQLDNIYDDATGSDGSVVGFACGVKGSVVNGFESTSSFCAFPLQPVPRGGEPSGPMERAFFMSGPIERGALSGPLDAAASSDGGGGVPFSAPLGGAYVKKRRKNGIAGIRKAFYRSFSEKKRPWVVPVRNFIGRKEMTAAGNCTRDSDAGSDSNVQWALGKAGEDRVHVVVSEEHGWLFVGIYDGFNGPDGPEFLMSHLYKAMYKELEGLFWDSEETSNQEAENAGLENEVMITEDSNEPNSNREANPTNRGVEEGGNEVNLEHPDKGSEKKVTFQSGEIVVRRRRLWEYLAEAETEDGLDLSGSDRFAFSVDDALSVNSAGSAVNRRSLLLSKLKHGLLIKHKESKRLFPWKFGLQAKEKVEVGENRVEERTNRSERRRKVGPVDHELVLRAMSRALEFTELAYLDMTDKVLDRYPELALMGSCLLVALMRDEDVYVMNVGDSRAIVAQYESEEVSCSSESRGPCNSELAVEGIVEEPIVAGDEESRVMNDIPIQAAKLTTLQLSTDHSTSIEEEVTRIKNEHPDDSNCIVNDRVKGRLKVTRAFGAGFLKKPKLNEPLLEMFRNEYIGDAPYLSCTPSLRHHKLCPRDQFLVLSSDGLYQYLSNQEVVCHVENFMEKFPDGDPAQHLIEELLFRAAKKAGMDLHELLDIPQGDRRKYHDDVTVMVVSLEGRIWKSSGKYL; this comes from the exons ATGGGAGGAGGATTTTCGCAGCTGTTTCCATGTCTTGACCCGGCGGTGAACCGGGGTGAACCGGAGGTGATCTTCACCGGAAGTGAACCGCTTGATGAAACACTTGGTCATTCCTTCTGCTATGTGAGGTCGTCAGCCCGGTTTGTTTCTCCGACCAACTCAGATCGATTTGTTTCACCTTCTCAGTCACTCCGGTTTGATGAACCGGGGAGGAACAGACTGACCGGTTCGGCGGAAACCGGGTTCAGAGCGATTTCCGGTGCTTCTGTAAGTGCAAATACCTCTACTCCTAGAACTGTCCTCCAACTTGACAATATTTACGATGATGCCACTGGTAGTGATGGGAGTGTTGTGGGTTTTGCTTGTGGTGTAAAGGGTAGTGTTGTCAATGGGTTTGAAAGTACGTCGTCGTTTTGTGCTTTTCCTCTTCAACCGGTTCCTCGCGGCGGCGAACCATCCGGTCCAATGGAAAGAGCGTTTTTTATGTCCGGTCCAATTGAGCGAGGTGCTCTATCTGGACCGCTAGACGCTGCTGCTAGCTCCGATGGCGGCGGTGGAGTTCCCTTCTCAGCTCCATTAGGTGGAGCTTATGtaaaaaagagaaggaagaatGGCATTGCAGGAATTAGGAAGGCATTCTACCGGAGCTTCTCTGAGAAAAAGCGGCCTTGGGTAGTCCCGGTGAGAAACTTCATTGGGAGAAAGGAAATGACAGCTGCCGGAAACTGTACTCGTGATTCGGATGCAGGAAGTGATTCAAATGTTCAATGGGCATTGGGAAAAGCCGGTGAGGATCGTGTGCATGTGGTCGTATCGGAAGAGCATGGATGGCTCTTTGTTGGGATTTATGATGGTTTTAATGGCCCAGATGGACCTGAATTCTTGATGAGTCATCTGTACAAAGCAATGTACAAAGAATTAGAGGGTTTGTTTTGGGATAGTGAAGAAACTAGTAATCAGGAAGCAGAAAATGCAGGTTTAGAAAACGAAGTGATGATCACTGAGGACTCAAACGAACCAAATTCAAATCGAGAAGCTAACCCCACAAATAGGGGAGTAGAAGAAGGTGGAAATGAGGTTAATTTGGAACATCCAGATAAAGGGTCGGAAAAGAAGGTGACATTTCAATCAGGGGAAATAGTGGTTAGGAGGAGGAGATTGTGGGAATATTTAGCAGAAGCTGAGACAGAGGATGGTCTTGATCTTTCGGGTTCGGATAGATTTGCATTTTCAGTAGATGATGCGTTAAGTGTAAATAGTGCAGGTTCAGCAGTTAATAGGAGGTCGTTGTTGTTGTCGAAGTTGAAACACGGATTGCTAATTAAGCATAAAGAGAGTAAGAGGTTATTTCCATGGAAATTTGGATTGCAAGCTAAAGAGAAAGTTGAAGTAGGGGAGAATAGAGTAGAAGAAAGGACTAATAGAAGTGAACGGAGGCGTAAGGTAGGCCCGGTTGATCATGAGTTAGTTTTGAGAGCAATGTCAAGAGCTCTCGAATTCACTGAGCTCGCATACTTGGATATGACAGATAAAGTTCTTGATCGGTATCCTGAGCTTGCATTAATGGGTTCATGTTTGTTGGTTGCTCTGATGAGAGATGAAGATGTGTATGTAATGAATGTGGGAGATAGTCGTGCTATTGTGGCACAGTACGAGTCTGAGGAGGTTAGTTGTAGTTCAGAATCAAGAGGTCCATGTAACAGTGAGTTGGCCGTTGAGGGCATTGTTGAAGAACCCATAGTTGCCGGCGATGAGGAAAGTAGGGTGATGAATGATATACCTATTCAAGCTGCTAAGCTGACTACCTTGCAATTGTCTACTGATCACAGCACCAGCATTGAGGAA GAAGTTACTAGAATTAAGAATGAACACCCAGACGACAGCAACTGCATTGTTAATGATAGAGTGAAAGGTCGTCTAAAGGTCACTCGTGCTTTTGGAGCGGGCTTCCTTAAAAAG CCTAAATTGAATGAGCCATTGCTAGAAATGTTTCGGAACGAATATATTGGGGATGCTCCTTATCTATCTTGTACACCTTCGCTGCGACATCATAAACTCTGTCCTAGAGATCAGTTTTTGGTGCTCTCCTCTGATGGCTTATACCAATATTTGAGCAATCAGGAGGTTGTTTGTCATGTTGAGAATTTCATGGAGAAATTTCCTGATGGGGATCCTGCTCAGCATCTGATTGAGGAGCTCTTATTCCGTGCAGCCAAGAAAGCTG